A region of the Acidimicrobiia bacterium genome:
CGAAGTCCGGGAGCCGCCGAGGAGGCGCGCGTCGTCATCGATTCGGGGAGTGGCGACATCGTGGTCTACGCCCAGGATTTGGATGAGGACGGCAACGTCACGAAGGAGTGGGAGGACACTCCGGAAGACTTCGGGCGTATTGCCGCCCAGACGGCCAAGCAGGTCATCGCTCAGCGGCTTCGCGAGGCCAAGCGTGATCAGGTCTTCGATGTCTATGAAGGTCGCGAAGGTGATCTGGTGACCGGGATAATCCAGCAGGTCGATTACCGGTACTCGATTCTCGACCTCGGTGATGCCGAAGCGCTCCTGCCCGGGTCGGAACGGATTCCATATGAACGGCTCGAGCGCGGTAATCGCGTCAAGGCTTTCGTGCTCGAGGTTCGTAACGAGGCAAAAGGCCCCCAGATCGTCGTGAGCCGGAGCCATCCCGACTTCGTTCGCCGCCTGCTCGAACTCGAGGTACCGGAGTTGATCGATGGAACGATCGAGATCAAGGCGATCGCTCGCGAGCCGGGCAATCGAACGAAGATCGCGGTTTCCTCGAATGATCCGAATGTCGATCCGAAGGGTGCCTGTGTCGGGGCGCGCGGGTCGCGTGTGCGGCAGGTAGTCAACGAACTGCGCGGCGAAAAGGTCGACGTGGTCGAGTGGCGAGAGGACAAGGCTCAGTTCATTGCGGAGGCTCTCGGACCTGCCAAGGTTCAGGAGGTACGGATCGATGAGGCCAACGAGACGGCGGTGGTGATAGTCAGCGACCACCAGCTGTCGCTGGCGATCGGCAAAGAAGGGCAGAATGCGCGCCTTGCGGCCCGCTTGTCCGGTTACCGGGTCGACATCCGGTCGGACCTGGAAGACAGCAACGCGGCAGCTGCAAACCTCGCAGGGTCCTCTGCCCTGGATGATCCTGAGTCTGAATCGATTGTGGTGGAAGATCCCGCCGAGGTGACTCCGGACCGGACAGGACTGGAGACCACTGCGGTCGACGTCTCCCCGACCGACGTGGGTGAGGAGGAGGCCGACGCGTCCGAGGCGCATCCGGACGTCACGGAACCCGAAGTCGACGGCGTCGACGACGACGCGGCTGAGGATGCGGCAGATGAGCAGTTTGGCGAGACCGCCGAAGACGGCGACACTCCTACCGAAGACGAATAGCGCGGAGAGATAGTGGCGAAGATTCGAATATATGAGTTGGCCCGTGAGTTGGGGCTGGAATCGAAGGATGTGCTCCAGCGCGTCCTGGACCTGGGAATTGAAGCCAAGACTGCATCCTCCGGAGTAGAGCCCGAGGCAGCCGAAAGAGTCAGACAGTCCTATTCGGCCGCTGAACAAGTTCAACCGGCTCCGAAGCAGAAGGTGGAGGCCGAGCCCGAAGTCGAATCCGCTCCCGAGCCGGAAGCCACTCTCGAACCTGAGGCCGAGCTCGAGGCCGAACCGGCACTTTCAGCAGAACCGGAGCCAGAATCGGCTCCTGCTCCCACGGTCTCGGTGACCTCGGGGATCACCCCCGAAGGCCTGGCTGAGCTGATCGGACAGCCGGCCACGGAGATCGTCAGGGCCCTCATCCAGATGGGCGAGATGGTCGGCTCCTCCACTCCTGTTCCCGAAGATGCCCTGGAGCTCCTTGGTGATCACTTCAACGTCACGATCGAGGTCGTCGCCGCCGATCCTGCGACCCGGACCGGATCACGCGTTCGACCGAAGAAGGTGTACGACGATGATCCGAGCGTCCTGGTCGGGCGCCCGCCGGTCGTCACCGTGATGGGCCACGTCGACCACGGCAAGACGACATTGCTCGACTATATCCGCCACACGAATGTCGTCGGCGGCGAGCACGGTGGAATAACCCAGCACATCGGTGCCTATCAGGTTGATGTGAACGGCAACAAGATCACCTTCCTCGACACTCCGGGCCACGAGGCCTTCACCGCGTTGCGGGCCCGCGGTGCAGAGGTGACCGACATCGTTGTGTTGATCGTGTCCGCCGACGACGGCGTGATGCCGCAGACCGTCGAGGCCATCAGTCACGCCAAGGCAGCCGGGGTTCCGATCATCGTGGCAATCAACAAGATGGATCTGCCCGGCGCCGACCCGCAGAATATCCGTGCCCAGCTGACCGAGTACGAGCTGATAGCCGAGGAACTCGGTGGAGATGTCATCACAGTCGAACTCTCCGCGAAGAGCGGCGAGGGAGTCGACCATCTACTCGAGATGATCGACCTGGTGGCGCAGCTCGAGGAATTCAAAGGTAACCCGAAACCCCGCGCGGAGGGTGTGGTGGTCGAGAGCCAGCTCGATGTCGGGCGCGGGCCGGTGGCGACGGTGATCGTTCAACGTGGCACCCTCAAACAGGGCGATGCGCTCGTCGCCGGACCGGTGTCGGGGCGCGTTCGGTCGATGCTCGACGAGACGGGCGACAAGGTTCAATCAGCGGGACCCAGCACACCCGTGTTGGTTATGGGCTGGTCCGAGGTCCCCACTGCCGGCGACGCGTTTCAGGTTCTCAAGAACGAACGCGAGGCACGGAATCAGGCGGCCAAAGCTATGGAGCAGCTCAGATCGGACGAGCAGGTCATTCCGACCGCTCGCGAGCGTCTCGCCCAACTGCTCGAGCAACTCCGGACCCAGGATGAGGCGGACCTCCGCTTGATCATCAGGGCAGATGCACATGGTTCGCTCGAGGCCATTCGCGAATCCGTCGCCAAGATCGGCCGCCAGGGCGGCAAGATCACGCTGGTCCAGGGGGCAGTGGGCGGTATCTCTGAGAACGACGTCAGCCTTGCAGAAGTAACCGAGTCGGTGATCGTGGGTTTCAACGTCCGTCCGGATGCCAAAGCCCGCAGGTCGGCCGAGGAAAAGGGCATTGAGATCCGCACATATCGGGTGATCTACGAGATGCTCGACGAGATCGAGCAGATGCTGGTCGGGAAACTCGCTCCGGACGAGGTGGAGGCCGTCATCGGGTCCGCCGAGGTACGAGCAATCTTCAGGACACCGAGAGCGGGCAACATCGCCGGATGTTATGTCACCGAAGGCGAGATTCTGCGCGGGTCCCGGGCCAGAGTGCTCAGGGGCGGTGTGGTCATCCACGACGGCCGGATCGGTTCCTTGCGTCGGTTCAAAGAAGACGTTCGCCAGGTATCGGCGGCCTACGAATGCGGGATAGGTTTCGAGACCTTCAACGACATCAAGGAAGAAGACGTCATCGAGGTCTACGAAGTCCGCGAAGTCGCCCGCACCTGAGCGCTATGCATGCCGCAGCACTGCGGATCGAAATCCGTATTCCGGAAGCCAGGTCGCTCAAGGCCAAGCGGCGGGTTCTTCAGTCGTTCATCGCCGACCTCCGAAACCGAATGTCCCTTTCTGTCGCCG
Encoded here:
- the infB gene encoding translation initiation factor IF-2, with amino-acid sequence MAKIRIYELARELGLESKDVLQRVLDLGIEAKTASSGVEPEAAERVRQSYSAAEQVQPAPKQKVEAEPEVESAPEPEATLEPEAELEAEPALSAEPEPESAPAPTVSVTSGITPEGLAELIGQPATEIVRALIQMGEMVGSSTPVPEDALELLGDHFNVTIEVVAADPATRTGSRVRPKKVYDDDPSVLVGRPPVVTVMGHVDHGKTTLLDYIRHTNVVGGEHGGITQHIGAYQVDVNGNKITFLDTPGHEAFTALRARGAEVTDIVVLIVSADDGVMPQTVEAISHAKAAGVPIIVAINKMDLPGADPQNIRAQLTEYELIAEELGGDVITVELSAKSGEGVDHLLEMIDLVAQLEEFKGNPKPRAEGVVVESQLDVGRGPVATVIVQRGTLKQGDALVAGPVSGRVRSMLDETGDKVQSAGPSTPVLVMGWSEVPTAGDAFQVLKNEREARNQAAKAMEQLRSDEQVIPTARERLAQLLEQLRTQDEADLRLIIRADAHGSLEAIRESVAKIGRQGGKITLVQGAVGGISENDVSLAEVTESVIVGFNVRPDAKARRSAEEKGIEIRTYRVIYEMLDEIEQMLVGKLAPDEVEAVIGSAEVRAIFRTPRAGNIAGCYVTEGEILRGSRARVLRGGVVIHDGRIGSLRRFKEDVRQVSAAYECGIGFETFNDIKEEDVIEVYEVREVART
- the nusA gene encoding transcription termination factor NusA, which encodes MKIDAQVMEALELLERERGVPVDTILDALANALVSAYKRSPGAAEEARVVIDSGSGDIVVYAQDLDEDGNVTKEWEDTPEDFGRIAAQTAKQVIAQRLREAKRDQVFDVYEGREGDLVTGIIQQVDYRYSILDLGDAEALLPGSERIPYERLERGNRVKAFVLEVRNEAKGPQIVVSRSHPDFVRRLLELEVPELIDGTIEIKAIAREPGNRTKIAVSSNDPNVDPKGACVGARGSRVRQVVNELRGEKVDVVEWREDKAQFIAEALGPAKVQEVRIDEANETAVVIVSDHQLSLAIGKEGQNARLAARLSGYRVDIRSDLEDSNAAAANLAGSSALDDPESESIVVEDPAEVTPDRTGLETTAVDVSPTDVGEEEADASEAHPDVTEPEVDGVDDDAAEDAADEQFGETAEDGDTPTEDE